In the Arachis ipaensis cultivar K30076 chromosome B04, Araip1.1, whole genome shotgun sequence genome, TAGGACCATTTATTGCTGAGACTATGAATCCTGATATGCTTTTATTGAATGATAGTTTATATTAATTGGTGTTATTAATGAAAATTTGCAGGTCATTGTTGTCTCAGGTGAAACTGGTTGTGGTAAGACCACACAACTTCCCCAGTACATACTAGAATCTGAGACTGAAGCTGGACGTGGTGCTGGATGTAACATAATTTGTACTCAGCCTAGAAGAATATCTGCTATGTCTGTTTCTGAAAGAGTTGCAGCAGAACGTGGGGAGAAATTGGGAGAATCTGTTAGTTTGTGAAACTTTTGGGCTTTCTGGTTCTTGAAGTATCTGTTATACTTATGACTACTTATTAACTTATATTATCTAATTTGTCCTTCTGAAGGTTGGCTACAAAGTTCGGTTGGAGGGTATGAAAGGAAGGGATACTCCTCTTCTTTTTTGTACCACAGGTGTATTATTGAGGAGACTACTAGTGGATAGGACTTTAAATGGTGTAACTCATGTTGTTGTTGATGAAATTCATGAACGTGGAATGAATGAAGGTAGTCATATATAACGTGTATTCCAGTGTTGTTGATTGCGATACAAGTTTACTTACCACTGGTTTTCACTTTTGTCAGATTTTTTTTTGATTGTCCTGAAGGAGCTTCTTCCTCGCCGTCCTGATTTGAGATTAATTTTGATGAGTGCAACCTTAAATGCTGAGCTTTTCTCTTCCTACTTTGATGGTGCTCCAACTATGCACATTCCTGTAAGCTCCAGACACAAACAGCTTATACCATATTCACTTTCtctaaaaaaatttcttttataaAATAAAGACAGCTCTTTTTTCAGGTCTCAGTAGTAGTTGCTTGTTAAATATTTCACAAAGTGTCATGCATAGATTTCTCATTTTGCTTATAGTTGTCTTTAAAAATACCcctctccttttgatcttttgGCCTGTGAAATTATAGGGTTTTACATATCCAGTCCGAGCACATTTTCTGGAGGATATTCTGGAAATGACTGGATATTGGTTGAATCGTTATAATCAAATTGATGACTATGGTCAAGAAAAAACATGGAAAATGCAGAAACAAGCTTTAGCTTTCTGGAAAAGAAAGAGCCAAATTGTTTCTGCTGTTGAGGTGCGTAACTTGCCGTAACATTGTTGCTTTTATAGCTATTCTTTTTGGGTCTAATTCTGTTCATTTCTCTATGAGTTTGTATAGGATGTGCTAGAAGTTGCAGATTTCCACAGATATAGTCTACGCACTCGGGAGTCATTGTCCTGCTGGTTCCCTGACTCACTTGGTTTTAACCTTATTGAACATGTGCTTTCTCACATTGTCAAGAATGAAAGGCCAggtgctgttttggtttttatGACTGGGTGGGATGACATAAACTCCTTGAAGGATAAGCTCCAAACTCATCCTTTGTTAGGAGATCCCAGTCGTGTCTTGCTTCTTGCATGTCATGGATCCATGGCCAGCACTGAGCAGGTAATGTTCATAGTAATAGGCTGGAAAGAAGCCAGCAAAAACAGTTGCCATAGTCTAGTTTGTGATTTAATTCAAGATATCAAAGTGCTATATAGTTCCCCTCTTAAGCTTATTGAGGGTAAATATGGTATTAAAAATGGGTTTTTTTTTTACTGGCTTCGGGGAACAATTTTTTTTCAAGATTATTTGATTGTAGAAGGGGAGATATTTTAAAATACAACTTGGAATCTCCCTCCTAGGTCGTTGATTCTACGGGTTGGCCTGACCTAAGCGCCACCCGACCCTGATGGTCAGAGGTAAGGTGCTCCACAGCCGACCCGGACGCGCGTCCCCGACAGCTCACCTACAACTGTGAGGAGAACGCCTCAGAGAAAGTGGGCCTGTCCttgcagggcccacctctgacacagtatataaggggaaggtttttacccttcccccaaggtacgttacATGATTCTACCCCCTTTTTTGCCTGCACACTTCATTGACTTgcgcgtcggagtgtctttgcaggtgacaccccctttCACATCTGAAGAGCTCGGGATCTCGCCTATTCCAACCCGGAGACGTACGACCAGACGACTTCCCCTTTTGTTGATCAGGATATTCACCCAATCCGTCCGGTActcgacctaccgaacattggcgccgtctgtggggaccgtCCATGGACTTCGTACTGGTCCAAAGTGGAACAGACCGCGAGGCCGGGCCCGGAGGGGTCGTTGCCGCGACTACTTCCCAGCAGCGCACAAGATCCCCTCCAAGACACCCAACACAATCTCGCGAAGGATGCCCCTTCAGGAGAACTGGCGATAaccacgccagaataatgcaagaactgGGCCACAGGATGCAAGACCTGGAACGCCGGCTGGCAGACATGGAACACGACCAGCACACCCCAGAACAAAGCCACTCCCGCTCTCATTCTAGGAGCCACTCCAGACGCACGCCCAGCCCCAGGCCCAATCCGAGAGCGCTGGGGAAGGAGGACGCGCTAGAAGACGCCATGACCCCGTCATCTATGCCAGACAAGAAAGGCGGCACACTACAGGTCGTGGAACCGAAGACGCTCGTCGGGAGGACGACGAAGGAAGAACGAGGAGAACAAGGGGACCCATGATAATGGGGGCGACCCCATTTCATTGTTCcatactcgaggtccggctgccaaaacactttgacaagccaacggacatgaggtacgacggaaTGCAAGACTCGCTGGAACACctcacggcctttgaggccagaatgaaccttGAGGGAGTGGGAGACTAGGTAAGGTGCCGCGCCTTCCCGGTCACCCTGGCGGggcctgcaatacggtggttcaataacctcccgcagCGCTCGGTGACCGGCTTCGCAGACATCAGCCACGCCTTCTTAGCCCAATTCACGACCAGGATTGCAAAGGTGAAGCACCCAATCAACTTGCTCGGGGTAACCCAGCGACCCGACGAGTCGACTAGGAAATACCTAGACAGATTCAACGATGAGTGCCTGGAAATCGACGGGCTGACGGACTCAGTCGCGAGTTTGTGCCTGACGAACGGACTCCTGAAtgaggacttcagaaagcaccttACCACGAAACCAGTGTGGAGTATGCAGGAAATCCAATGTGTGGCCAAGGAGTACATCAACGACGAAGAAGTGAGCTGAGTCGTGgctgccaacaaacggcagccctCTCACAACCAAGACCGGCACTGCGGAAGCGGAGAAGGACAAAAGGAACACGCCAGAGACGGCGGCCCGAGCAAGGCTCCCAGACCATTTCCTCGTgttgggaagttcaccaactacacccccctcACCGCGTCGATCATGGAAGTTTATCAACAAATTGCCGAAAAGGGGatcttgtcgaagccccgaccactGAAGGAACGAACAGGGGGAAACTGAAGCCTCTACTGTGACTATCACAAGGGCTATGGGCATAaaacccaagactgcttcgatATAAAGGACGCACTGGAGCAGGCCATCAGGGATGGAAAGCTAGCCGCATTTTCCCACCTCATAAGGGAGCCGAGGCGACGGAATCGCGACCACGACGGTGAGGATAAGACTCGGGCACCGAAGCGACGCCAAGAACCGGAGGACGGCGACCAGGGCCTCACCATAGTGAACGTGGTAACAGCTAGGAATGCAGCACCTAGGTCAAAGTCAGCACACAAGAAAGACGCCAAAGTCCTGGCGGTCTCCTCATCCTCTACGCGAAGCACTAGGAAGCTCCCACCCATTTCGTTCGGCCCGGAAGATCAGTGGTTCGACGAGATCGGAGAGAGTCCTCCCATGGTCATAACGGCCAGAGTAGGAACCAGTCTTGTCAAACGAATCCTCGTAGATACGGGGGcggactcgaacatcatgttccgcAATGTGTTTGATGCTTTGGGCCTAAGGGACGCCGACCTACAGACACACCAGCACGGTGTCGTAGGGCTTGGCGACCATTTCATCAAGCCGGATGGCATAATCACCCTGCCGATCTTACTGGGACAAGGACAGGGGAGTAGAACGGTAATGGCTGAATTTGTGATCCTACGGGACTCCAccgcctacaacatcatcctggggagaaagacAATCAACGACCTAGGAGGAGTCATCAGCACGAGGATGTTAGTAATAAAGTTCATAACTGAAGAAGGGTCAGTAGGATCTCTGAGAGGAGACCTGGAAATGGCAGTCGCTTGCAACAACGCCAGTCTCTCGTTAAGGAAAAAGTCTAAAGAGGCATCGGGAATATTTCTCGCCAACCTGGATGCCAGAGTCGATGACAAACCGAGACCCGAACCCGAAGGGGACCTGGAGAAGTTTAGGGTCGGGAACTCGGAGGAAAAATTCACGTTCGTGAATAGGAACCTCCCCCATGAGTTAAAAGAAcctttgatggaaatgatcagAGCCAATGGCGATTTGTTTGCCTGGACACCCGCCGACATGCCGGGCATAAACTCCAGTCTCATGTCGCACCACCTAGCCGTCAGACCGGAAGCCAAACCAGTGGCCCAAAGAAGGAGAAAAATTCTCAGGAAAGAGCAGAGGAAGTGTCCAGACAGACGGCCGGCCTCCTCAAAGCGGGCTTCATCCGGGAGCTGGACTATTCGACCTGGCTATCAAACGTGGTCCTGGTAAAAAAGCACAATGGGAAATGGAGAATATGTGTGGACTACTCCAATCTTAATAAAGCATgccccaaggactgctacccccttcCCAACATCGACGCACTCGTCGATGCGGCTGCAGGATACCGgtatctgagtttcatggatgcctactccggctacaatcagataccgatgcaccagcCAGACGAGGATAAAATGGCGTTCATAACACCAGGGGGACCTACTGCTACAGAGTGATGCCGTTTGGCCTAAAGAACGCGGGGGCAACGTACCAGAGACTGATGAACAAAATATTCAGCAACCTCATCGGTAAAACGGTGGAAGTTTACGTGGATGATATCCTTGCAAAAACCACCCGCCCTGACGATCTCATAAGCGACTTGGAGAACGTGTTCGCGTCcctccgacaacacggcatgaggctcaacccgcttaagtgcgcctttgccatggaggccggaaagttcctgggattcatgatAACCCAGAGGGGAGTGGAGGCCAACCCTGAAAAGTGCCAAGTAATACTCCAGATGAGGAGTCCGGGCTGCATCAAAGACGTTCAGCGGTTGACGGGAAGGCTCACAGCGTTGTCCCGTTTCCTCGGTGCGTCGGCAGCAAAGGCCCTACCCTTTCTCGCTTTGATGAAGAAGGGAATAGCATTTGAGTGGACCCCTGCGTGCGAAGAAGCCTTCAACCACTTCAAAGAGATTCTAGCAGCACCCCCAGTGCTCGGGAAGCCGAAAGCCGGAGAGCCACTCTATCTATACCTAGCCATCACAGAGGGGCGCTCGCAGTGGTGTTGGTGCGGGAAGAAGGGAAGGCCCAGCAACCGATCTACTTTGTGAGTAGAGCACTGCAAGGGGCAGAACTCAGATACAGCAAGCTGGAGAAGCTGGCACTGGCACTTCTGGTCTCCTCCCGCCGATTGCGACAATACTTCCAGAGTCACCAGGTGGTCGTGAGAACGGACCAGGGGATTCGTCAGGTGCTCCAAAAGCCTGATCTAGCGGGAAGAATAATGACATGGGCCATCGAACTATCCCAATATGACCTAGGCTTCGAGCCCCGACACGCGATTAAAGCGCAAGCGATGGCAGACTTCCTGGTGGAAGTAACTGGGAATCCAACCGAGGACACGgacacacggtggaagctccatgtagacggagcctccaaccagaCGTCTGGGGGCGCCGGGATCATTTTAGAAAGTTCGGCCGGAGTCATCTATGAACAATCGGTTAAGTTTGAGTTTCCCgtatcgaacaaccaagcagaatacgaagccCTCCTAGGGGGTTTGGTTCTAGCTCAGGAAGTCGGGGCCAAGAGGCTGGAAGTATGCAGTGACTCGCAAGTCGTCACTTCGCAAGTgaatggaagctaccaagccagagactcATTACTACAGAAATACTTAGAGAGGGTCAAAGAGCTGAGCAAACAATTTGAAGAGGTCACGGTCTAACACGTTCCAAGGGagaggaacacacgggcagacctcctatccAAGCTGGCGAGCACAAAACCCGGAACCAGCAACCGCTCCCTCATCCAAGGCATCACGAAAGAGCCAGCAGTTGCCCTCCACCTGACCAAAATAGCCCCTTCTTGGATGGACTCTATCGCTGACTTCTTGCAAAACGGCAAACTCCCCCAGGACGAAAAGGAAGCCAAAGCGGTAAGAAGGGAGGCCGCCAAATATACGATCATACAGGATCagctattcaaaaagggactcagccaaccTTTGCTGAAGTGTCTGCACCCCAACCAGACGGACTACGTTCTcagagaagtccatgaggggtgctgtggccaccatatcgggggcaaggccctagcaaggaagctcatccgagctggatactACTGGCCGACAATGATGAATGACTCCAAGGAGTTCGTAAGGAAATGCGCGAAGTGTCAACAAAACGCTAACTTCCATAGAGCGCCAGCCTCCgagctgagtttaataatgtccACTCGACCTTTCGCATAGTGGGGAGTCGACTTCTTGGGACCCTTCCCAGTTGGCCCGGGGCAGGTCAAGTACCTCATAGttgccatcgactactacaccaaatggatagaggctgaacTGCTCGCTAGCATATTCTCATCCAATTgtaggaagttcatgtggaggcaggtgataacccgtttcggcaTCCCGGAGATCGTCATCTCAGATAACGGGACGCAATTCACTGACAAGAAGTTCGCAGAGTTTCTCACCGGCTTGGGGATAAAACAGAAGTTCTCCTCAGttgaacacccccaaacaaacgggcaaGTGGAGTCTGCAAATAAGATCATCTTACTGGGTCTTAAAAAGCGTCTAGATAGCAAAAAAGGTGCGTGGGCCGACGAGCTTGCCTCGGTTCTCTGGTCCTACCGAACAACCGAGCAAAGCTCCACCAGGGAAACCCCCTTCCGCTTAACGTACGGGGTCGAAGCAGTGATACCCGTGGAGATCGGTGAGCCAAGTCCACGGCTACTCCTTGTAGGAGTAGAACAAGCAGTGGACAAAGACCTGGTAGACGAGGTCAGAGAGATGGCCCACTTGTCAGAGGTAGCGCTGAAACAGAGGATAGCCCTGCGATACAACACCAAGGTCATCAGAAGGGAATTTGACGAAAGAGACCTCGTCCTGCGACGAAACGACATCGGGCCACCGtccccaggagaaggaaagctggcggcaaactgggaaggcccctacagagtcAAAGAAGTGCTTGGCAAAGGCGCCTACAAGCTGGAAAGACTCGACGGCAAAGAAATCCCAAGAACATGGAACGCAGGTAACCTAAGAAGATTCTACTCGTAGCTTGGGCACACTAGCCAAGCGGCCCGACGAGTTAGATAGGTGTTTAATTTTATCAAATGTTAATTTCCAATGATTTACTTTCATTAAATGCCTACCGTGTTCATAGAACTGTCCAGCTAACGACTACTTTTTACTTGTCTAAATTCTCCTATCTATTATTCCCTAATATGTATCCCACACCATCGCGTTCTTCAACGGCAACTCGGgattgatcaccccgggagccaactGAATCATAGCCATAACAAATAGCCGCGATAATAAGACCAAGACGGTTTCAACCAAATTACCAATACAAACGGCAAAACGGACACAAGCGATAAGTCCACGCCGAAAAATGGTAACGAAATAAAATGCTACCAAACAAGATAAAGGCGATAATCATAAAGCCGACCAGGCGACCTCTAAAGTATAAATGTTAACAGTTTCAACAAGTATTCTACAAGAAAACAGAAAAAGCGCAAGTTACAAGAGTTCACTTCCGGGGCATATCGACAATCTTGCCGTCCTGGATTGTTTTGAAGACTCCAATAGCCGACGTGTTGAATTCTGCGaccacgatcttcacctgggccttGAGAGCCTCCTCGGTCATAAAGATTGCGTTCTTTCCCTGCTCCCTGACCGCCTTATATTTCCTTTTCAACTCTTCCGCCTCGGCTCGCGCAGCCTCAGCCGACGAGATGGCCGCGTCACGCTCCTTCTCCACAGCGACCACCCGACCTTGCGCGGCGTTAAGCTGACTTTCTAGAGTCATCTCCCGCTCAAAGGACGCAGCCTTCTCCTCAGCATCCTTGCGCCCCCTCTCCGCCGCGGCAAGTTGTTCCTGAAGCTTTTCAACCTGGACCTTGAATTCGTTGTTGGCCTGGGCAGCAGTATCGAGCTTCCTTCGCAATGCCTGTATGcccgacaactcgaactcggCCTTCCGGGCTATCATCGCTCCGCGGAGAAGGGTGCGGTACATCCACCTCGTCTGCCCCGCGAGTTCGGTACTAAGGAAGTGATCCTCCGTACCAGGAATCAGCTGATTATCAATAAAGGCCCCAGCATCGAAGTTCCTCTCCATCACGGTGA is a window encoding:
- the LOC107635783 gene encoding DExH-box ATP-dependent RNA helicase DExH3; the protein is MLEFRRSLPAFKEKDAFLKVISDNQVIVVSGETGCGKTTQLPQYILESETEAGRGAGCNIICTQPRRISAMSVSERVAAERGEKLGESVGYKVRLEGMKGRDTPLLFCTTGVLLRRLLVDRTLNGVTHVVVDEIHERGMNEDFFLIVLKELLPRRPDLRLILMSATLNAELFSSYFDGAPTMHIPGFTYPVRAHFLEDILEMTGYWLNRYNQIDDYGQEKTWKMQKQALAFWKRKSQIVSAVEDVLEVADFHRYSLRTRESLSCWFPDSLGFNLIEHVLSHIVKNERPGAVLVFMTGWDDINSLKDKLQTHPLLGDPSRVLLLACHGSMASTEQRLIFENLEGAVRKIVLATNISETSITINDVVFLVDCGKAKETSYDALNNTPCLLPSWISKAAARQRRGRAGRVQPGECYHLYPRCVYDAFVDYQLPELLRTPLQSLCLQIKSLQIGS